The DNA window ATCGGCTGCGGCGCCGACGGGTTCGACGATCTTCGTCTTGCCGATATTCGCACCGATCGGCACCCCGCCACGGCGCGCGCGCAGGTGTTCGGCCGCGGCGGCGGCGCCGTGATTGTTGAAGCCCATCCGGTTGATCAGCCCGTGGTCGGCGGGCAACCGGAACAGCCGTGGTGCGGGATTGCCGGGCTGCGACTGTGCGGTGACGGTCCCGATCTCGGCGAAACCGAATCCGAGCGGGGCCCAGGCATCGACACCGTCGGCATTCTTGTCGAATCCGGCGGCCAGGCCGAGCGGCGCGGGAAAGTCGATGCCGAAGGCGTGGTTGCGCAGGATGGGGTCGTCGGTGGTGAGGACCTTCGTCATTACCCAGCGCGACGGTGCGAACCGGGCCGCCAGCCGCATGGCCGTGAAGGCCAGGTGATGGATGCGCTCCGGCGGCAGCAGGAACATCAGGCGCAGCAGCAGTGAATACATGGCCTCACATTCCCGGTTCGGGCTGCGGTAGTAGTGCGGTTTTTCGCCTGCGCAGCAGCACCCGCCGACTACCGTCGGTATAGGCCCGCACACGGGACAGTTCCCAACCGCCGAATTCGGCTTGGATGGCCAGTCGCATCGTCGCCGTCACCCGCGTCACCTCGGGTGGCAGCCGCAGCGGCACGTATTCGTAGTCGTCACTGGTGGTTTCCCAGCTCGCCGGTAGCGCTGCGCGCGGGTGTTGTGGCGCCATCACTGCCCTTTCTTCCGCTGGTCCGCGCGGATCCGTTGCAGACCGTCCCCGGTCGCGGAACCGACGAACAGGTCACCGGTGTGCTCGTCGATGGTCACCGAGTTCGGCTGCCGCACCGTCGGGTAACGGCCTACTTC is part of the Nocardia sp. NBC_00565 genome and encodes:
- a CDS encoding DUF5703 family protein, which encodes MAPQHPRAALPASWETTSDDYEYVPLRLPPEVTRVTATMRLAIQAEFGGWELSRVRAYTDGSRRVLLRRRKTALLPQPEPGM